In one Thermococcus sp. 2319x1 genomic region, the following are encoded:
- a CDS encoding DUF4932 domain-containing protein produces the protein MGECIVKLSKAGLIMIILIVVGTFPEGYSQTENKASIIVEVNPNLELFAVVYILAFNGSDPFIIAPEDYINDVLTYFAPYKEHEAVEYIRKILDKSYPYYHRDSVIMDLSTRLVALDYLPNETNLGDLKPLAEFAKESNFMEFYKAHEKEYAEYTSSIKPYLLGVPKLHREFFGYAAKEYRVEYSYSLRIRAHAEFQGGTVYCIDYIYPSKYEEEKIQDVVAIFHEFTHPFVNNFLGKTYKLFENKSYYLDEIKNQLPMTTMYDSAHFGSFIQYLNEVLTESLAEYFALESGVPQESVKYRTLKLSSGLYPLEDFLKEYKYFEKIRKDNETLLDYAPTMAEHMGEWATPENISRYFNKRAPVMGLPLINRGTYLGKIVIVYGTQNPDKSGVEYDKKTAEELREFLENSFIIGYSNAPKIIVKEDVNLTDEDLRGNLILIGGPVANEITRKLNDQLPVAFVHYEDGWSLKRNPSAVEDFGAFLLTPDNLIELPLNSTIPYDESMGVLQTIRNPWNEKNYIMVLAGLTRYGTKNISKNLNFIVSYKIFGGNYTELGFYKQYKG, from the coding sequence ATGGGGGAGTGCATAGTGAAGTTGTCTAAGGCGGGATTGATAATGATTATTCTGATTGTAGTTGGAACATTTCCTGAAGGATACTCACAAACTGAGAATAAAGCTAGTATTATAGTTGAAGTCAACCCAAATCTTGAACTGTTTGCAGTAGTTTACATTTTAGCCTTTAATGGGAGTGATCCGTTTATAATAGCACCCGAAGATTACATTAACGATGTCTTGACATACTTTGCCCCTTACAAAGAGCATGAGGCGGTCGAATACATTAGGAAAATTCTTGATAAGTCTTACCCGTATTACCACCGTGATAGTGTGATAATGGATCTAAGCACTAGACTAGTGGCTTTAGATTACCTGCCAAATGAGACTAATCTCGGCGATTTAAAGCCCCTGGCAGAGTTTGCCAAAGAGAGCAACTTCATGGAGTTTTACAAAGCTCACGAGAAAGAATACGCTGAATACACCTCAAGCATAAAGCCTTACTTACTGGGCGTCCCAAAGCTGCACAGGGAATTCTTTGGATATGCTGCTAAAGAATACCGAGTCGAATACTCGTACTCATTGAGAATACGTGCTCATGCAGAATTCCAAGGAGGGACAGTCTACTGCATAGACTACATCTACCCATCCAAATATGAAGAAGAAAAGATTCAGGACGTTGTTGCAATATTCCATGAGTTTACACATCCTTTTGTTAATAATTTTCTGGGGAAAACCTACAAGCTTTTCGAGAACAAAAGTTATTACCTGGATGAAATCAAAAACCAACTACCCATGACTACAATGTATGATTCAGCGCATTTTGGATCATTCATTCAGTATCTTAACGAGGTTTTAACAGAAAGCCTCGCAGAGTACTTCGCCTTAGAGAGTGGTGTTCCCCAAGAGTCAGTTAAGTATAGAACACTTAAACTCTCCTCTGGGTTGTATCCTCTCGAAGATTTTTTGAAAGAATATAAGTATTTTGAAAAAATCAGGAAAGATAATGAAACTCTGCTTGATTACGCTCCCACTATGGCCGAACACATGGGGGAGTGGGCAACTCCAGAGAACATCAGTAGATACTTTAATAAGAGAGCTCCTGTCATGGGACTCCCACTTATAAACAGAGGCACATACCTTGGCAAGATTGTAATTGTTTACGGTACCCAAAACCCCGATAAAAGTGGTGTGGAGTACGATAAAAAAACTGCGGAGGAGTTGAGGGAGTTTCTTGAGAACTCATTTATCATAGGCTACAGCAACGCCCCCAAAATAATTGTCAAAGAGGATGTTAATTTGACAGATGAAGACCTAAGGGGGAATTTAATTCTTATTGGCGGTCCTGTAGCGAATGAAATTACGAGGAAGCTAAATGACCAACTTCCAGTAGCTTTTGTGCATTATGAGGATGGTTGGAGTTTAAAGCGGAATCCGAGTGCTGTTGAGGATTTCGGTGCGTTTCTGCTAACACCTGATAACCTCATAGAACTCCCATTGAACAGCACGATTCCCTATGATGAGTCCATGGGTGTGCTGCAGACTATTAGGAATCCCTGGAATGAGAAAAACTACATTATGGTGCTTGCTGGTTTAACACGATATGGAACAAAAAATATTTCAAAGAACTTAAACTTTATAGTTAGTTATAAAATCTTTGGAGGAAACTACACAGAATTAGGATTTTACAAGCAATATAAAGGGTGA
- a CDS encoding TATA-box-binding protein — translation MVDMSNVELRIENIVASVDLFASLDLEKVIEICPHSKYNPEEFPGIICRLDEPKVALLVFSSGKLVVTGAKSVEDIQAAVSKLVEMLSRIGTKFTRAPEIDIQNMVFSGDLKMEFNLDAVALVLPNCEYEPEQFPGVIYRVKDPKAVILLFSSGKIVCSGAKSEHDAWEAVKKLLHELEKYGLIEEEA, via the coding sequence TTGGTTGATATGAGCAATGTTGAACTTAGGATAGAAAACATAGTAGCCTCTGTGGATCTTTTTGCTTCTCTTGATCTTGAAAAAGTGATAGAAATCTGCCCGCACTCAAAGTATAACCCGGAGGAGTTCCCAGGGATAATATGTCGCCTCGATGAGCCAAAAGTTGCCCTTCTTGTGTTTAGCTCCGGTAAGCTTGTGGTAACTGGGGCAAAGAGTGTTGAAGACATTCAGGCAGCGGTTTCAAAGCTTGTTGAAATGCTCTCGAGAATCGGGACCAAGTTCACCAGAGCGCCGGAGATAGATATCCAAAATATGGTGTTTAGTGGAGATCTTAAGATGGAGTTTAATCTCGATGCCGTCGCTCTTGTGTTGCCGAATTGCGAGTATGAACCTGAGCAGTTCCCCGGTGTTATCTATCGTGTTAAAGACCCTAAGGCGGTTATACTTCTCTTCAGCTCTGGGAAAATCGTGTGCAGTGGGGCAAAGAGTGAACACGATGCCTGGGAAGCCGTTAAAAAGCTCCTCCATGAGCTTGAAAAATACGGCCTCATTGAAGAGGAGGCTTAA
- a CDS encoding histone deacetylase family protein produces the protein MEILYSEVFKEHKPLRYHPENPERLELAIEGLRNSGLWMNIREPPEAKVEKLLRVHSEKYVEMIRELSKTGFSFVDPDTYVSQATWKAALKAFGAAVEAARLALKKKDIYLALVRPPGHHAGKNGRAFKAPTLGFCIFNNSAGAALEIKDALGDAVVIDFDVHHGNGTQEIFWDDNEVVHIDIHEKAIYPGSGEIYDVGGKGAEGSKVNIPMPHYSKDDDYILAWREIVLPILEEIAPRVIVVSAGFDAFKDDGLATVELTEKFYQFAGASLSKFSLAVVLEGGYSVGLKRGLPAFIRGYISGKAHREGIYPSYEAVKVVEAAKEIYGKWWEIG, from the coding sequence ATGGAGATTCTCTATTCCGAGGTCTTTAAAGAGCACAAACCTCTAAGATATCACCCTGAAAATCCGGAAAGGCTTGAACTTGCTATAGAAGGGCTTAGGAACTCTGGTTTGTGGATGAACATAAGGGAGCCTCCAGAGGCGAAAGTAGAGAAGCTTTTAAGGGTTCACTCTGAGAAATACGTTGAAATGATAAGGGAGCTCTCAAAAACGGGCTTCTCTTTTGTTGACCCCGACACCTATGTATCTCAAGCCACTTGGAAAGCTGCCCTTAAGGCCTTTGGAGCAGCTGTTGAGGCGGCAAGGCTTGCACTTAAAAAGAAAGACATTTATCTGGCTTTGGTTCGACCACCGGGTCATCATGCCGGTAAAAATGGAAGGGCATTTAAAGCTCCCACACTCGGCTTCTGCATCTTTAACAACTCCGCTGGAGCTGCTCTTGAGATTAAAGATGCTCTCGGGGATGCAGTGGTGATAGATTTTGACGTTCATCATGGCAACGGTACGCAAGAGATATTCTGGGATGATAATGAGGTTGTGCATATAGACATCCACGAGAAGGCCATCTATCCGGGAAGCGGAGAGATTTACGATGTCGGGGGAAAAGGGGCAGAGGGGAGCAAAGTAAACATCCCAATGCCTCATTATTCAAAGGATGACGACTACATCTTAGCATGGAGAGAAATAGTTCTTCCAATTCTGGAAGAGATAGCGCCAAGGGTTATCGTGGTCTCAGCAGGCTTTGATGCTTTTAAAGACGATGGCCTCGCTACAGTGGAGTTAACTGAGAAGTTTTATCAATTTGCCGGAGCTTCCCTTTCAAAGTTTAGCTTGGCCGTTGTTTTAGAAGGGGGCTATAGTGTGGGACTAAAGAGAGGGTTACCTGCATTTATTCGGGGATACATTTCGGGAAAAGCACACAGAGAAGGGATTTACCCGAGTTATGAAGCGGTAAAAGTTGTTGAAGCTGCTAAAGAAATATATGGGAAATGGTGGGAAATTGGATAA
- a CDS encoding indolepyruvate oxidoreductase subunit beta — translation MREYNIVITGVGGQGVLTAANVLGWAALRAGYKVRIGEVHGMSQRFGSVISYVRFGEDVYGSMVPEGKADVMLSFEPVEALRYINYLKEGGVVVVNTKPIVPVQVSMGMAKYPSLEEIRKVFEEDFKAKWIGFNAEELAEQAGHVVTTNTVLIGALTQIPEFPLDAEHVREVIKLSVPPKAVEMNMKAFDLGIKAAKEILGL, via the coding sequence ATGAGGGAGTATAACATAGTCATCACCGGGGTAGGCGGTCAGGGAGTTTTAACGGCCGCAAACGTTCTTGGCTGGGCTGCCTTGAGAGCGGGATACAAGGTGAGGATAGGAGAAGTCCACGGAATGAGCCAGCGCTTTGGTTCCGTCATAAGTTACGTACGCTTTGGAGAGGACGTTTACGGCTCAATGGTGCCAGAGGGAAAAGCGGATGTTATGCTTTCCTTCGAGCCCGTAGAGGCCTTAAGATACATCAACTACCTCAAGGAGGGTGGAGTGGTAGTTGTTAACACAAAGCCAATAGTTCCAGTGCAGGTTTCAATGGGAATGGCAAAGTATCCAAGCTTGGAAGAGATAAGAAAAGTCTTCGAAGAGGACTTCAAGGCGAAATGGATTGGCTTTAATGCTGAAGAGCTTGCCGAACAAGCAGGTCACGTTGTCACAACAAACACAGTTCTAATTGGAGCTTTAACACAGATTCCGGAGTTCCCGCTCGATGCCGAGCACGTCAGAGAAGTCATAAAGCTAAGCGTCCCTCCAAAAGCCGTGGAAATGAACATGAAAGCCTTTGACCTTGGAATAAAGGCTGCAAAAGAAATTTTGGGGCTCTAA
- the iorA gene encoding indolepyruvate ferredoxin oxidoreductase subunit alpha yields MAKVSDIVLWDKPGERVLLLGNQAIARGALEANIAVYAAYPGTPSSELTDTMAVVSKKAGVYMEYSTNEKVAFETALAAAWSGLRAMTAMKHVGLNVAADTFLSAVGMGVEGGFVIMVADDPSMWSSQNEQDTRIYAKFANVPVLEPSDPQEAKEMTKYAFELSEKFKHFVILRTTTRTSHARGDVVLGELPEEIKQGKRKFGKFKKDPNRFVDVPANARKFHPVILEKIEKIREELNNCPFNWIEGDENAKVGIIAPGLSYAYVKEALAWLGVDDVKILKLGTPFPVPYGLLEKFFQGLEMVLIVEELEPVVEEQVKTWAYDRGFTIPIHGKDLVPRVYEMTTRRAVTAIAKFLGLETPINFEELDAKYEKVKPLLPPRPPSLCPACPHRNSFYAIKKATRARAIYPSDIGCYTLGLLPPLQTVDTTVAMGASIGIAHGLSIAQNGSLSEEQRNPEKQVIVATIGDSTFYHTGLPALANAIYNRSNVLIVVLDNLVTAMTGDQPNPSTGQTPHGMGKRIPIEDVAKAMGADFVAVVDPYDIKTTYETIKKALEVEGVSVVVSRQVCALYKVGQMRRRGMKWPIYQVNEEKCTGCRVCINAYGCPAIYWDEEKRQARVEPTMCWGCGGCAQVCPFGAFEPVKEGSQ; encoded by the coding sequence ATGGCTAAAGTTAGCGATATTGTTTTATGGGACAAACCCGGGGAAAGGGTTTTGCTTTTAGGGAATCAAGCAATAGCCAGAGGAGCACTTGAGGCAAACATAGCGGTTTATGCCGCTTATCCTGGAACTCCAAGCTCGGAGCTCACCGATACAATGGCCGTTGTAAGCAAAAAAGCTGGAGTCTACATGGAGTACTCCACAAACGAAAAAGTTGCCTTTGAGACCGCTTTAGCCGCAGCTTGGAGTGGCCTCAGGGCAATGACGGCAATGAAGCACGTTGGTTTAAACGTTGCTGCCGATACCTTCCTGAGTGCAGTTGGAATGGGTGTTGAGGGTGGATTCGTCATAATGGTGGCAGACGACCCAAGCATGTGGTCTTCACAGAATGAGCAAGACACAAGGATTTACGCAAAGTTTGCAAACGTTCCGGTTCTCGAGCCGAGCGATCCCCAAGAGGCAAAGGAAATGACAAAATACGCTTTCGAGCTCAGCGAGAAGTTTAAGCACTTTGTGATTTTAAGGACAACGACGAGGACTTCACACGCAAGAGGGGATGTAGTATTAGGGGAACTGCCAGAGGAGATAAAGCAGGGAAAGAGAAAGTTTGGCAAGTTTAAAAAAGACCCAAACAGGTTTGTCGATGTCCCAGCTAACGCAAGAAAGTTCCACCCGGTAATCCTTGAGAAAATTGAAAAAATAAGAGAGGAACTCAACAACTGTCCATTCAACTGGATAGAAGGCGACGAGAACGCCAAGGTTGGTATAATCGCTCCTGGCTTAAGCTACGCCTATGTTAAAGAAGCTCTCGCCTGGCTTGGCGTTGACGATGTGAAGATCCTCAAGCTTGGAACACCGTTCCCAGTTCCCTATGGATTGTTAGAGAAGTTCTTCCAGGGACTTGAGATGGTTCTCATCGTTGAGGAGCTTGAGCCGGTGGTTGAGGAGCAGGTAAAAACGTGGGCCTATGACAGAGGCTTCACAATCCCAATTCATGGAAAAGACCTCGTGCCCAGAGTTTACGAGATGACGACAAGGAGGGCTGTAACTGCCATAGCAAAGTTCCTTGGGCTTGAGACGCCAATAAACTTTGAAGAGCTTGACGCAAAGTACGAAAAGGTTAAGCCCCTCTTACCCCCAAGACCTCCTTCACTGTGTCCAGCGTGTCCACACAGAAACAGCTTCTACGCCATAAAGAAGGCCACAAGGGCAAGGGCGATCTATCCAAGTGACATAGGCTGCTACACCCTTGGATTGCTTCCGCCGCTTCAAACCGTTGATACAACCGTGGCTATGGGAGCTTCAATCGGAATTGCCCATGGGTTGAGCATAGCCCAGAACGGAAGTCTAAGTGAAGAACAGAGAAACCCCGAGAAGCAAGTGATAGTTGCCACAATTGGTGACTCAACATTCTACCACACTGGTTTGCCAGCTTTGGCAAACGCAATCTACAACCGCTCAAACGTTCTCATAGTGGTTTTGGATAACCTCGTCACTGCAATGACCGGCGATCAGCCAAATCCAAGCACCGGACAGACCCCGCATGGTATGGGCAAGAGAATACCCATAGAGGACGTTGCAAAAGCCATGGGAGCTGATTTTGTGGCAGTAGTTGACCCATATGACATAAAGACAACCTATGAGACCATAAAGAAGGCCTTAGAGGTTGAAGGAGTTAGCGTTGTGGTATCGAGACAAGTGTGTGCCCTCTACAAAGTGGGACAAATGAGAAGAAGGGGAATGAAATGGCCAATCTACCAAGTCAATGAGGAGAAGTGCACAGGATGTAGGGTATGTATAAACGCCTATGGCTGTCCAGCGATTTACTGGGACGAGGAGAAGAGGCAGGCAAGAGTTGAGCCAACAATGTGCTGGGGATGCGGAGGTTGTGCCCAGGTGTGTCCATTTGGGGCCTTTGAACCCGTAAAGGAGGGATCACAATGA
- the acs gene encoding acetate--CoA ligase alpha subunit: protein MLDYFFTPRSVAVLGASNDPLKLGYEVFKNLKEYKGKVYPVNVKDEVVQGIKAYKNVKDIPDEVDLAVIVVPKGFVKQSLIDCGEKGVKGVIIITAGFGEMGEEGKKEERELVEIAHKYGMRIIGPNCVGVMDTHSNLNATFIMNAKKGSVAFVSQSGALGAGIVYKTIKEDIGFSKFISVGNMSDVDFADLMEYLAEDENSKAIALYIEGIKDGRRFMEVAKRVSKKKPIIALKAGKSESGARAASSHTGSLAGSYAIYEAAFKQSGILVANTIDEMLSMARAFTQPLPKGKRVAIMTNAGGPGVLTADEIDKRGLKLANLEEETMQKLRSFLPPMAAVKNPVDMIASARGEEYYKTAKLLLEDENVDMLIAICVVPTFAGMTPTEHAEGVIKAVKEVNNGKPVLALFMAGHVSEKAKELLEREGIPTYERPEDVGVAAYALAEFAKSKGVVKE, encoded by the coding sequence ATGCTCGATTATTTCTTCACCCCAAGGAGCGTTGCGGTGCTGGGGGCATCCAATGATCCTCTGAAACTCGGTTATGAGGTCTTCAAGAACCTAAAAGAGTACAAAGGAAAGGTGTATCCAGTAAATGTAAAAGACGAAGTCGTTCAAGGGATTAAAGCATACAAGAACGTCAAGGATATTCCAGACGAGGTTGACCTAGCTGTCATAGTTGTACCCAAAGGATTCGTCAAACAATCACTCATCGATTGCGGAGAAAAAGGCGTGAAAGGTGTCATAATAATAACAGCGGGATTCGGCGAAATGGGTGAAGAGGGAAAGAAAGAAGAGAGAGAACTCGTTGAAATAGCCCATAAATATGGAATGAGGATTATAGGGCCTAACTGTGTAGGAGTAATGGACACCCACAGCAATCTCAATGCAACGTTTATAATGAACGCCAAGAAAGGCAGTGTTGCCTTCGTATCCCAAAGCGGAGCCTTAGGAGCTGGAATAGTTTACAAGACTATCAAAGAGGACATTGGATTTTCTAAGTTCATAAGCGTCGGAAATATGAGTGACGTGGACTTTGCAGACCTTATGGAGTATTTGGCCGAGGATGAAAACAGCAAAGCCATCGCCCTTTATATAGAGGGTATAAAAGACGGAAGGAGATTCATGGAAGTTGCGAAAAGAGTCAGCAAGAAGAAGCCAATAATAGCCTTAAAAGCCGGAAAGAGCGAAAGCGGCGCAAGGGCTGCTTCATCCCATACGGGTTCTTTGGCCGGAAGTTACGCCATTTATGAAGCCGCATTCAAGCAAAGCGGAATTTTAGTTGCAAACACCATAGATGAAATGTTGAGTATGGCAAGGGCTTTTACCCAACCACTGCCAAAAGGAAAGAGAGTCGCAATAATGACCAACGCAGGTGGTCCCGGGGTTTTAACGGCAGACGAGATAGACAAGAGGGGACTAAAGTTAGCCAACTTGGAAGAGGAAACAATGCAAAAGCTCCGATCATTCTTGCCTCCAATGGCGGCAGTTAAGAACCCAGTTGATATGATAGCCTCAGCAAGGGGGGAGGAGTACTACAAGACAGCAAAGCTCCTCTTAGAGGATGAAAACGTTGATATGCTCATCGCTATTTGTGTTGTGCCAACTTTTGCGGGGATGACTCCGACGGAGCACGCGGAAGGGGTCATAAAAGCCGTTAAGGAAGTCAATAATGGAAAACCGGTTTTGGCATTGTTCATGGCCGGACACGTTAGCGAGAAAGCCAAGGAACTTCTTGAAAGAGAAGGCATTCCAACTTATGAAAGGCCCGAAGACGTTGGGGTAGCCGCTTATGCTCTGGCTGAGTTCGCCAAGTCAAAGGGTGTTGTTAAAGAATGA
- the tmk gene encoding dTMP kinase, with protein MGMFIVLEGIDGAGKSTQAKMLAKWFENKGYEVVLTKEPTDTAFGKLIRRLVLTGGKEGIIDGARISKEAEALLFAADRAEHVKKLIEPSLKAGKVVISDRYFYSSLAYQWARGLDLEWLINLNAFAPRADLVILLDLPVKESIKRINGRSIRSEFDKIVELQKKVRENYLKLAEKFEEIRIINALAPVEDIHNDIVALVEHELLEKRE; from the coding sequence ATGGGCATGTTCATCGTCTTAGAAGGAATCGACGGGGCAGGAAAATCAACCCAGGCTAAAATGCTTGCGAAGTGGTTTGAAAACAAGGGATACGAAGTCGTTCTCACCAAAGAACCTACAGATACCGCTTTTGGAAAGCTAATAAGGAGACTCGTACTGACGGGAGGAAAAGAGGGAATAATCGATGGTGCACGGATAAGCAAAGAAGCGGAGGCATTGCTTTTTGCCGCGGACAGAGCAGAGCACGTTAAAAAGCTCATAGAGCCTTCTCTAAAAGCTGGAAAGGTGGTTATTTCAGACAGGTATTTCTACTCCTCCCTGGCTTACCAGTGGGCAAGGGGGCTTGATCTGGAGTGGCTCATCAACCTAAATGCCTTCGCCCCAAGGGCTGACCTCGTAATCCTCCTCGACTTGCCAGTTAAGGAGAGCATAAAACGCATAAACGGAAGGAGCATCAGGTCAGAGTTTGATAAAATTGTAGAGCTACAAAAAAAGGTGAGAGAAAACTACTTGAAGCTTGCCGAGAAGTTTGAGGAGATAAGGATTATAAACGCCCTGGCCCCAGTCGAGGACATTCACAATGATATAGTGGCTTTAGTTGAGCATGAACTCCTTGAAAAAAGAGAATAA
- a CDS encoding phospho-sugar mutase, whose amino-acid sequence MEIYKSEEFNPEELALLGRAIGTAGQGTIVVGRDGRAISRYGKRALVVGIVSTGAATMDVRLIPLIALKDFAHKRGLPLVYVYYHNGVRVEISGFDPDEIEAILESKKFIEAHPNDIGATVYYPNALDDFLQDIFRHYNFKIEGTALVDCMNTPAVLFFPRLNEHFGFEVELLNDMMTSYLPPKPKEVYLQKLKKGDYTFGLRFKPNGYVEFHKGEEEKEFGSMWELLNHMKKAL is encoded by the coding sequence ATGGAGATTTATAAATCCGAGGAATTCAACCCAGAGGAGCTCGCTCTGCTTGGTAGAGCAATAGGAACCGCAGGACAGGGGACTATAGTGGTAGGACGAGACGGAAGGGCAATTTCAAGGTATGGAAAGAGAGCACTCGTCGTGGGAATCGTAAGCACCGGGGCAGCGACCATGGATGTTAGACTTATTCCTCTGATAGCACTCAAAGACTTTGCCCATAAGAGGGGCCTTCCTCTGGTATATGTTTACTACCACAACGGGGTAAGGGTAGAGATTAGCGGCTTTGATCCCGATGAAATAGAGGCCATACTGGAGAGCAAGAAGTTTATAGAGGCACATCCCAACGATATAGGAGCGACTGTTTACTATCCCAACGCCCTGGATGACTTTCTGCAGGATATCTTCAGGCACTATAACTTCAAGATAGAGGGGACTGCACTGGTGGATTGCATGAATACTCCAGCAGTGCTCTTCTTTCCCAGATTAAATGAACACTTCGGGTTTGAAGTGGAGCTTCTCAACGATATGATGACCAGCTACCTACCTCCAAAACCCAAGGAGGTTTACCTTCAAAAGCTCAAAAAAGGAGATTACACCTTTGGACTCCGCTTCAAACCAAATGGATATGTGGAATTCCACAAAGGAGAGGAAGAAAAAGAGTTTGGAAGCATGTGGGAGCTCTTAAATCATATGAAGAAAGCCCTCTGA
- a CDS encoding NDP-sugar synthase, whose translation MQAVVLAGGKGTRLLPLTVYRPKPMIPFFNKPMMEYIVKALINAGVEEIFVLVGYLKERIMEYFGDGSDFGVEIHYSNGENIKLGTAGATKKVVDKIEDTFIVASSDVLTNLDIKALYEYHRKKKALATIALSQVEDPTQYGIAIVDSENRIIRFKEKPKPEEAFSNLVNAGIYVFEPEAFDLVPKGENFDFSLNLFPKMLEENLPLYGFPFKEYWNDVGRPSSYLQATEDVFLGRLQLPQLRTESLKGNLEYGGSLYSGRRCQIRNPSIRGFAVLGDNVKIGRNVKIERSVIFSNVTIEEGAEIYEAIIGENVYIGKGVIIESGSVIGDNSVIEEFTKIGANVKIWTESRIGKESIILPD comes from the coding sequence ATGCAGGCAGTAGTTCTAGCGGGCGGAAAAGGCACAAGATTGCTTCCTCTAACCGTCTACCGCCCCAAACCGATGATACCATTTTTCAACAAACCCATGATGGAGTACATAGTCAAAGCCCTAATAAACGCTGGAGTGGAAGAGATATTCGTACTCGTTGGATACCTAAAAGAGAGAATCATGGAGTATTTTGGAGACGGAAGTGATTTTGGGGTTGAGATTCACTATTCAAATGGAGAGAACATAAAGCTAGGAACTGCAGGAGCAACAAAAAAGGTTGTGGACAAAATAGAGGACACGTTTATAGTTGCCTCAAGCGATGTTCTCACGAATTTGGACATTAAAGCCCTCTACGAGTACCACAGGAAAAAGAAAGCCCTCGCAACAATAGCCCTCTCTCAGGTTGAAGATCCAACCCAGTATGGAATAGCGATTGTAGATTCAGAGAACAGGATAATAAGGTTCAAGGAAAAACCAAAGCCGGAAGAGGCGTTTAGCAACCTTGTAAACGCAGGCATCTACGTGTTCGAGCCAGAAGCCTTTGACTTAGTGCCCAAAGGGGAAAACTTTGATTTCTCACTCAATCTGTTTCCCAAAATGCTCGAAGAGAATTTGCCCCTTTATGGTTTTCCGTTTAAAGAATACTGGAACGATGTGGGGAGGCCATCAAGCTACCTTCAGGCAACTGAAGATGTGTTCTTGGGAAGATTACAGCTTCCACAGTTAAGAACGGAATCCCTAAAAGGAAATCTGGAATATGGAGGCTCCCTTTACAGCGGGAGGAGATGCCAAATCAGAAATCCCAGCATAAGGGGATTTGCCGTACTTGGAGATAACGTTAAAATAGGCAGAAACGTTAAAATAGAACGTTCGGTAATATTCTCTAATGTGACTATCGAGGAAGGAGCAGAGATCTACGAAGCGATAATTGGAGAGAACGTTTACATCGGAAAGGGTGTAATTATTGAAAGCGGTAGCGTTATCGGAGATAACTCCGTGATTGAGGAGTTCACAAAAATTGGCGCAAATGTAAAAATCTGGACCGAGTCAAGAATTGGAAAAGAAAGTATAATACTTCCCGATTGA